The segment AGCGCTGTCGGACCGACCATCACGCGAGTGCCTCCAGCGATTTCCAATCCAATCGCTCCGACGGTGGGCAGCGCCTCGCAGGGTGTCGGCATCGGCTCCGGCTTGGGAAGCGGCAGCCTTCTGCCCGGCACGAGCGTTGGCGGTCCGGGCACATTCCAGGGACAAGGGAGCGCCGTTGGCTCGTTCGGGAACAGTTTTCCAGGCCAGGCTGGAGCAGGAGGCGATTTCCGCGGTCCAGCCGGCGCAGCAGGCGCGGTGACCACTCCGACAAATCCCACGCCGATGCCACAGTCGCTGGGAACGAGCGGCGCCATTGGCGGAGCGATGTCTAGCGGTGCAGGCATTCTATATGACCCGCTGCGCCAAGGGAGCGCAACTTCGACCGCGAGCCAGTCGCCCAGCGGCGCCGCGGGCGCGCCGAGTTCGACAACCCAGACTAATAACTGGCGGTATGTGTATTACGATGGCGTCCTCTGGTATTGGGCGCCAAATAATCAATGGGTCTTCTATCGAAATGGTTCGTGGCAGCCGCAGCCGCAATTGATTGCCCAGCCCGGCCAGTCCGTCCCATATACGGCTGGCGCCGGCTCGACGTCGGGCGGGGGTGCGACCATGCGATAGTGGCGAGCCTCGATCGCTATCGACGTCGTTGCCCAGTTCAGGGTGGCTGGTTCAACCAAGCCCAAGAATCGAAGTTCTTGGGCTTTTTTGTTTCAGAACGGATTCTTGACGGCCACATCAGCGTCAGAAAACTGCATAGCAGCGAGGCGGCATAATGTTTGCGGGAGTTGGGGGCATGGAGAGGCGATTCCGTTCGAATTCATCCCAGAGGAGGCATAGCCATGGCGCTCAAAACATTGGACGACCTGTTCCTGCATGAAATCAAGGATCTATACAGCGCCGAGCAACAGCTCACCCACGCGCTGCCCAAGATGGCCAAGGCGGCGGCGTCTGAAAGACTGCGCCACGCATTTGAAGAGCATTTGGAGCAGACCCACGGCCACGTCGAGCGGCTCGAAAGAATTTTCGATCAATTGGGCAAGGGACATCGCGGAGCGAAATGCGCGGCAATGGCGGGCTTGATTGAAGAGGGAAGACAATTGATCGATAAAGACGCGGCGCCGGAGGTGAAAGACGCCGGGTTGATCGGCGCCGCTCAGCGCGTCGAGCACTATGAGATCGCCGGCTACGGCACCGCCCGCACCTTGGCGCGAATGCTAAATCGAACCGAGGCGGAAGAGTTGCTGCAGCAGACGCTCGACGAGGAGCGGCAGACCGACGAAATGCTAACGGAGTTGGCCGAGTCGGAGATCAACGTCGCCGCCGCGCATGCCGGATAGATCGGACGGCACGGCGGGGCCTGCCTGTGACGTGGTAGGGACATTCCGTGTGCCGTAACGACCGAGGCTTGCCAGCACTTCAACGGCCAAGGAAACATTCACGAGTTACCGATCAGAATCCCAGTGAGAAACACCAAGAAGCCGCCGACCATCACTTGAAATAGCGCCGACGTGAGCGGCGTGTCCATGAACCGATGGCGAATCCAAGAGATCAATGCCAGCTCGATGATTACGACGACCACGGCGATCCCGGTTGCCGTCCAATAGTCCGGGATCAGATAGGGCAGTGTGTGTCCCAGGCCGCCGAGCGCCGTCATCAGCCCGCAGACGAACCCGCGCGAGAGCGGGCGGCCGCGGCCGGTCAGCGTACCGTCGTCGGAAAGGGCCTCGGCGAAGGCCATGCTAATTCCGGCGCCCAAGCTGGCGGCCAGGCCGACGGCGAACGTCGGCCAACTTTTTTTGGTGGCGAATGCGGCGGCGAAGAGCGGCGCGAGCGTCGAGACGGAGCCGTCCATGAGCCCCGCTAGCCCCGGCTGGATCACTTGCAGCAAGAACAGCCGCTTGCGGGCGGTCGCTTCTTCGTCGAGCGATCCGCTCGATCGCTCGGCGCTTTCGAGCGACTCGGCCATGTGGGCGTGCTTGCGTTCCTGTTCGGCCAGGTCGCCGAGAAGCTGGCGAATGCTGGCGTCGTTCGTCTGCCGGATGGCCGTCTCGTAGAACCGCTTGGTCTCGAATTCCATCAGCTCGATTTGCTTCCGAACGGCGGTCAATCCCAACGGGCGGACCAACCAAACCGGGCGCCGCTTTACGAAGCCCTTGATGTCCTGTCGGCGGATGAGCGGAATGTGTTCGCCGAATTTCCGCTGATGTAATTCGATCAAGCGACGGCGATGGCCGTCTTCCTCCTCGCGCATCTCGTTCAAGATTTTGGCCGTCGCGGGATAGCTGGCCTGAAGGCCGTCGGCGAAATCCCCGTAAATCCGGGAATCTTCCTCCTCCAGCGCGATGGCCAGCGCCAGGATTTCCTGCTCGTTGAGGCTTTTGAACGATCGCATGGTAGTTTTTATCCTCCCGCCGAGTTGCCCGGAAGTATAATTCCCTGGCTTCGACCGAACAACGACCTGAGGAAGTCGGTGGGTTTTGGAACCGGGCGAGTCGTTTAACCCGGAGCCATCGGCGACGGAATTATTTTGCGTCACGAACCATCACCGTTGGCTCCGGGTTATACAAACGAGAGGGCAGCTTTGCATGA is part of the Pirellulales bacterium genome and harbors:
- a CDS encoding ferritin-like domain-containing protein, giving the protein MALKTLDDLFLHEIKDLYSAEQQLTHALPKMAKAAASERLRHAFEEHLEQTHGHVERLERIFDQLGKGHRGAKCAAMAGLIEEGRQLIDKDAAPEVKDAGLIGAAQRVEHYEIAGYGTARTLARMLNRTEAEELLQQTLDEERQTDEMLTELAESEINVAAAHAG
- a CDS encoding ferritin family protein; protein product: MRSFKSLNEQEILALAIALEEEDSRIYGDFADGLQASYPATAKILNEMREEEDGHRRRLIELHQRKFGEHIPLIRRQDIKGFVKRRPVWLVRPLGLTAVRKQIELMEFETKRFYETAIRQTNDASIRQLLGDLAEQERKHAHMAESLESAERSSGSLDEEATARKRLFLLQVIQPGLAGLMDGSVSTLAPLFAAAFATKKSWPTFAVGLAASLGAGISMAFAEALSDDGTLTGRGRPLSRGFVCGLMTALGGLGHTLPYLIPDYWTATGIAVVVVIIELALISWIRHRFMDTPLTSALFQVMVGGFLVFLTGILIGNS